The sequence AGTATGGGGAAATATCAAGAAAATGTGTTGCATAGGGAGAAAGTTAAGGCAATGAGTATAGGGAAATATCAAGATGATGTGTTGCATAGGGAGAAAGTTAAGGCAATGAGTATAGGGAAATATCAAGATGATGTGTTGCATAGGGAGAAAGTTAAGGCAATGAGTATAGGGAAATATCAAGAAAATGTGTTGCATAGGGAAAAGGTTAAGGCAATGAGTATAGGGAAATATCAAGAAAATGTGTTGCATAGGGAAAAGGTTAAGGCAATGAGTATAGGGAAATATCAAGAAAATGTGTTGCATAGGCAGAAAGATAGGGAAATGCATAAAAGGAAATATCAAGAAAATGTGTTGCATAGAGAAAAAGTGAAGGCATTGAGAAAAAGGAGGTATCATGGAAATTCTGAGCATAAAAGCACATCATGGCAGGAAACAACTTAAGGAGGCAACAGATGAAGGAAAAAGCACAGCACTTTGATTTAGCTATGGAGCAGTTTTTGGCAAAAGTGAAAGATGGgccacattttgtttgttgtgtctgcAATAGATTGTTGTTTAGACATCAGGTTTTAACTTGTAAAAGAGATTATTATAAGCAAAGTAAAGCTGTAGCTTTAAttgcaaataaatgtataacTGAAGACTATGTACACAAATGTAATGAGGACTGTGTAATGCCATGTCATTTGATTGATACAGGTAGAGGTCAGCTATGGATTTGTTACACGTGTCATTATAAGATTAATAAAGGTGAAATGCCACCTGAATGTGCACTAAACAATTTGGAAATTGACCCCATTCCAGCTGAGTTGAGTTGTTTGAACAGTTTAGAACAACATTTAATTGCGTTACACATACCGTTTATGAAAATGTTAGCATTACCAAAAGGAGGACAAAATGGAGTACATGGACAGGTGACATGTGTTCCAGCAAATATTGTGCAAACTACTAATTTGCTGCCCCGTTCAGATATGAAAGGATCTTTGTTGCGTGTAAAATTGAAGCGGAAGCTCACATATAAAGGATATTATGAGTATCAGTTTGTTGACAGCATGCACATAAAGCAGGCattgcaatatttaaaacagacaaatatgtATTATAAAGATGTAAAATTTAATGAAGCATGGATAAATGAGTTTTGTAGAGAAGATTGTGAAAAGGAGAGTGATTGTAATGCAGAAGGTGGTGAAACATCTGCAAATGGTGGTGAAGATGAGCTCCTACATGATAGACAGCAACATTGTATGTTTCAAGATACGTGTCTCATGCCTGTTGATATCGGTCAGGAAGCACTGGATCAATATTTTGATGATATATTGAATCTGGCACCAGCGGAAGGGAATAGTCCTGTTAAATTACTTTGTGATCATGCAAATGAAGCCAAATGTTTTCCGGTGTTGTTTCCGCAGGGACGTAATACCTACcatgaaagaagagagaatcGTTTGACGTTGTCGCGTTATTTTAATAACAGAATCCTACATGCTGATGGTAGATTCGCACAAAATGTAGAATATATCTTTTTTGCTCAGTACATGTCTGAGGTTGAACAAGTTGTGTCAAATGTATCGATAGCATTACGAAAAGGGAAAGGTGGTCTGTCTCAAAATTTAACTGAAAAggttattaaaaagacaattacatctgattgacaagagccgtgacactgtttacataaaagttggtaaactcttcaagtaaaggcgtggactgcccgtccacctgtTAGACAATGATGAATCTTTGAAGAAGTTGTTAGAGTTTGATGATGGGTATTGTTTCCTTAAACCGATTCGAGGTACCCCAGCTTTTTGGCAGGGAGCACAGCGTGACCTGCTTGCTTGTGTTCGTCAGCTCGGTGTTCCTACTTGGTTTTGTTCCTTTTCTTCTGCTGATATGCGCTGGACAAATCTTCTTGATAGTATTTTGAAACAGGAAGGTAGAACACAGACTGCTGCAGATTTAGAGTGGGCAGACAGGTGTGATCTTTTACGCCGCAATCCTGTCACTGCGGCCAGGATGTTTGATTTCCGCTGGCATTGTTTTTTGAGAGAGGTACTTATGTCGCCATCTCATCCAATTGGTAAAATTAAGGATTACTTTTATCGAGTGGAATTTCAGCAGCGCGGTTCACCTCATGTGCATTGCTTGTTTTGGATTGAGAATGCTCCGTTgattgataaaaacacagatgaagaaGTAGTTGAATTTATTGATAAATATGTAACATGTGAGTTGCCATCACAAGATGAGACATTATTGGACATTGTcacttctgtgcagcagcattcaaaacaacattcaaaaacttgtaaaaagaaaaacacggTTTGTCGTTTCAATTTTCCGAGGCCAGCATCCGCTCGAACATTTATATGTCGCAGTAAAAATGATGAAGAgtgcaaaaaaacatgcaattgTCACAAAGATGAGACAGATAAATCTTCAACATGCGTTAATCATGGTCAGAAAacttcaaatgaaatgaaaaaagactaTGCAGCAGAGATTATGACAAAAATCAAGAATGCTCTTTCCAATGAGAGGAATAGTTATGATAGTGTGGTACATTTATTCCAAAGTGTAGGGATTGATCAAGTCACTTTTGAGGCTGCATATAAGTGTTTAGCTAGAAATACACATATTGTGTTAAAGAGGCAAGTTAATGAAGTCTGGATAAATCAGTATAGCAAACCACTATTAAAATGTTGGCAGGCAAATTTAGACTTGCAATTTGTTGTTGATGCATATGCGTGCGTTGTTTATATTATCTCTTATATGTCtaaggcagaaagagagatgggATTGTTGTTAGGGAACGCACAGAAAGAAGCATCTAAGGACGGAAATGTTAGTGCAAAAGAGGCATTGAAAAATCTAGGCAGTGTTTATTTACATAACAGAGATGTGTGTGCTCAAGAAGCTGTGTACAGGTTGACAAATATGCATTTAAAGGAATGTTCGAGGAAAGTTGTATTTGTACCGACAGGGGACAATATAGTTAGAATGAGTTTGCCTTTGAGTGTGTTGAAACAAAAGGCAAGATCGCGCGCTTGTACCTCAGAAGACATTTGGATGACTAGTTTTGTTGATCGTTATAAGAATAGGCCAAATGATAGTGTATTCAATGATATGTGTATGGCAACATTTGCATCGGAATATCGTGTTTTGagtaaaaatcaaaaatctcaGGCCTGCATTAAATTAAAGAATGATTGTGGTTTTATCACAAAAAGAACACGAACAGAACCTGCAGTTGTTCGTTACGTGCGCTTTTCTGAGacaaaaaatccagaattgTTTTACCAAAGTATAATGCAGTTGTTCTTGCCGTATCGTGCAGATGTGCAGCTAAAACCTCCAAATTGTGAGACATTTGCACAGTTTTACAAAAATGGTCATGTGAGGTTTAGTGATGGGTCAAGACATTCTGTTAAGTCAGTTGTTGATTTGAATAGAAGTCATTTTGAAATTAAAGCAGATGAATTGGATGAAATCCAGAATACAATTGATAGAGATGGTGTATTAGAGGATGCGTGGTGTGAGTTGTGCCCAGAGAAAGAGTTGGAGCGTTTACAGTGTGACcaagaacaaaaagacaaacaacagataGTGGAAGAACATGAGGAAAATATTCCAGATTTAGCAGTAACTAGACAACATGTTGCACAtttggaaaaaaggaaaaacatcatGTGTAGAAGTGATGGTTTGTCTGTTACATCTGATTGACAtgagccgtgacactgtttacataaaagttggtgGTCAAACGTGGTCATGTAGTTCATCTGTACTTGTACATAGTGAGAGCAGGCTCAGGTCCAGGGAGCGGCTCCTGTGCTACAGGCCCGTTCATACCTGGTTCAAggcttcattatttttttaattgctgttttttttttgatctttGAATGAGACACAGCTGGCTGTTTTTTATCAAATTCGACAATGGTGTTTAGAGAAAGTATTAGGGAAAAATCCAGATCCGTTCCATGTATTTATCACAGGTGGTGCAGGGACaggaaaaagtcatttaatAAAAGCGATTCAATATGAGGCAATGAGGCTATTGTCAACGGTGTGTCGTCATCCAGACAATATTTGTGTGTTATTAACGGCTCCTACAGGGATTGCTGCATATAATTTGCATGCATCAACTATTCACCACACGTTTAGTATTGGAAAAGATGTTTGTTTACCCTACACACCTTTGGGTGAGGATAAAGTCAATTCTTTGCGTGCTAAATATAGTGATCTTCAGATTTTGATAGTTGACGAAATATCAATGGTTGATCATAGGTTGTTGTCTTACATTCATGGTAGGTTAAGACAGATTAAGCAAACCGGTGATTTCTCACCATTTGGAAATGTGAGTATAGTTGCTGTTGGAGATTTTTTCCAGTTGCCTCCAGTAAAAGGGAAACCCCTATATGTAGATGATGTAGGTGTCAGCTTGTGGTCTAATCTGTTTAAGGTCgttgaattaaaacaaatagtTAGGCAAAAAGATAACGTGTTTGCAGAGTTGTTGAACAGGGTGAGAACTCGATCAAAAGGAACCCCGATGTTAAACagtgacataaaaatattgaaacattGTGAAACTGGTGAAGTCAGCTCAGCTTTACACATATTTCCTACAAATAAACAAGTAAATGAGCATAATTTGGCACAGTTATTTAACATATGTCCTGAATATGTCCAGATAGATGCTCAGGATTTTGTGAATAATAAGAAAACAGGCAAACTAGAATTGAAAACTGGACATCATGCCAAAACATATAACACGTGTTTGTCTGAACAGCTGTTGTTGGGTGAAAATGCGCGCGTAATGTTGTGTAAAAACGTGGATGTTACAGATGGTCTTGTTAATGGGGTTTGTGGTACTGTAACACATATAGATAGTTCAGATAATAGTAAGTTTCCTCTTAAAGTCTATGTTAAGTTTGATGATGAGCATGTTGGTGCGCAGAGGAGGAAACAATCGACAAGTAGCTTAGTTTTCTTGGGCTCTACCGGTATTGAgccagaggaagaaaaagtaaCTAACAAAGGTGGTTTGCGACGACAGTTTCCGCTTAAACTTGCTTGGGCTTGTACAGTACATAAAGTACAAGGTATTACTGTAGATAATGCTGTTGTGTCTCTTAAGAAAGTATTTTCTGCAGGCCAGGCATATGTAGCCTTAAGTCGTGTTAGAAGTTTGTCAGGTTTGGTGATTCAAGATTTTGAAGATAAAGCCATATATTGTAAGGATGGCGTTCAGGATACAATTCAGAGTATGCCTCAATTCTTGATCAAAAATATAACTAGGCACAAATTTAGtacaagtacttttactgtatttttgatgAATGTGCAAAATTTGACTCGCCATGTATCTGATTTGGCATTATGTACACAGCATTTGCAGCTTAACTGTATTGCTGTTACAGAAACATGGCTACCTGCTGCTTCCTCATTTGAAACTGTAAAGATTGACGGTTTTACTTTTCATGGTTGTCCACGAAGTTTATCTTACAGTAGCAACAACCCAGAACTGATTGAATTACAAGGACAACAGCATGGTGGAGTTGGCTTTTATAGTGCAGACAATTTAGAATATAATATTATCAAAGTAACAAATGTGAATTTGGAATGTTTGATTTATAACTATGTTACATGTAACATATTAATAGCTGTCATTTATCGACCACCATCTTATCCCATGTCTTTGTTTAAAGAACATCTAGGCAAATTACTTGATTGGCTAGATCCAAAAAGTAACACAATTGCAATCATGGGAGATTTTAATGAGGACATCTTGAAATCATCAACAATCTGCAAATTTCTAACAGACAAAGGGTACATTCAATATGTTACACAGCCCACAACAGAGAAGGGCACATTAATTGACCACGTGTAtgtgaaaacaacacattatgAAATAGAATCAGTAGTGTTGCCGACATATTTTAGTGATCATGAGGCGgttgtttgttcttttaaatgtaCAACTTCTGAAATGACATAGACTATAATACTTCACAACTGTTGATGTATGTTAGTAAGCTTTATTTGGCAATTGTTAACTGTATGAGTTGTATGTTATTTAAGCTTATTTAATGCCAagcatgaaatatgaaatgaaacaggtattttttttaagcatgttGTGTATTAGGTGTTGcattttttgtgcatttatgGTTAATGTATGTtcaatataatattttgtacaaaaaatgaaaagggtTTCTTTTTCCTGCATTACAACAGCATTTATAAGTCTAACATGTATTAATATTTGACAATGCACAAATGACATTTGGTGAACAACTACAATATAATTGTCATTTTGACATAATATGAAATGCTGCCATATGCTGTGGGTAATGCAGGTTTTGCTTTTCCTTCTATGTAGTGTCAAAAAGCAAAAGGCACCGGTAATGGCTACTCCTGGTTTATATTGGGATGGGGTTCGATTCCCTGCAGTGTCCTGCTGATCAATTTGACATTTACATGAAAGCCCATGTTAACTGTCTTTAACAACTGTCTCTAACTTCCATAAAACTTAAACACAACTTGTGGCTAATTGTTACAATACAACATCTGTACACATTCTTAAaccatcaatgcatgttacATCTTCTCATCGCTCTTGTCATGTCACTTTCTACAGGTATTTCTGCCTTCAGAGCTGTAGAATCTGGATCTGTGATGGCAAGCCACCTACTGCCCTGATATTCCTGCTCATATACTGCTAGAATTAATGGAATATGCACACCTGCATTTTGCCATATTCTTTCTCTTGAATTGTTGGGTTTTTGTAAATAATATGGTCCACAAATGCTCACTTGTAAAGTGCCTTGACATATGgtgaaacataaataaaattgatttaacTAGAAAGTCTGATTAAAGATCATCACACTATTTTCTATTCCTGAAtgaaataagcaaaaaaaaaaaaaacattaacaaatgtttctgttagcacttcttcaaaataaagcaccctaattacaataaatttattattttttaaatggaaaaattctaaaaaaaaaataagtcagGATGTACCAatgacagctgttttcagacagtgcaagaaggaaaTAATCACTTACTTTGTCCACTcgtttgcctgctgctggggttGCTTGCATGAAATGAGTTATAGGGGGCACTATAGAGCCAGTTTGTATCATGGATTGAATATTGTAATGTAAACATGCTCAGGCCTGCACTGTTATCAAACCTGTGAAGTTTCAAGCACATCTAACCATGTACACCtaagttatatcaatttcctttGTAATGGCGTAACATCAAGACTCAATGCCACGCCAAGGCCAAACGCTTCAATGTaaactaaatcttttgataacttttgatcatacactagtccagatgacacacacagattttgaagtccttacgatgaattctgtaggaggagtttgttaaaatacaaggtatgaAAAATAGCCGAAAAGAGGCAAAAATTTACCACTTTTtccaaaatggccgacttcctgttggaatTACAacatggctccaagaggcttttttgtgcaccttgacatgatacatgtgccttctgaatttcatatttttacgTTTATCTGGTAGGCGGGGcttcaattttgaaattttaaaggtgGCTCAGCCAATTTTAAAGGTGACTCAGCCATGTTGCCACGCCTATTAAAATTATctacataggattttagctaacatcactctagacatgtgtgtcaagtttcgtgactgtagagccatcccttgtccctgaaaaacagtatcgtGTTTCTTGGCGAAGGatttgtcgccatggtaacagcgtTTGGTtttgggtcatgacctgccaaatatagcatcaccaaggtcttgtttattagctgacttaatttcaggtgcatcagtcaaatttcctaggagtaattacacaaagtacgacgcatgttacttcctgttgccagtaggtggcgatatgactttcgctaaatatgagacttagcatgtgttcagaccgggactcttaacaagcatatgaaatttggaaaagatcagaccacgtggagtcaagatataaggctttgaaatttcatggcgagacatcgaaattcgccgcgtcgccatggcaacatcTTTCAgcgaaaagtcaccaacttcataatgtACGaactccaaggtcttgaggctattctgagtaaatttgaggtggatccaaTCACTGTGCTACCCACAGGGCGTcggagcgtaaaacatgtaacttcctgttgccagtaggtggcactatgactcaGATCCAATATTgtcacatggatgtgttcagggcaGGACTCTTAATCaatcacaaaaggtttgggtctcttggGATCATGTctgccggagttatggccgtttcaaatttcatggcgaaggatcgaattTCACCCCCCAGCCACGCCCCGTTGGCAATGacgaaaactcaccgttttgataacttttaatctcctatgtcTGTAGATGATACAGACCGAATTCCAAGTGgctgaggtcaaatctctaggaggagttcgttaaagtatgcagGCTGGAAATGACCAAATCGGTGTCAAAATCgcaactttgacacaaaatggccgacttcctgttggcgtTAGGGTATgtgtccaagagactttttggtgcgactggtcatgatacatatgcatactgaatttcgttctcctacgacaatctgtatcgaggggctcaattttcctAATTTCCTAGGGGGCGCTATCGAGCCATTTTGCCCCGCCTTTttgcgagacccataaaatatcaaatttttcaccacttctgatgtatgtgcaaagtttaacaacttttcgtgcacgtttaggccctcaaaaatgcatttgtttcggaagaataataataataataataataattaaagctgcaagcagcgatgatcgggccctcgcaccccagcgcatgtcgaagtgacgctcagtcgaagggcttttgtcagtgacttgttgtgtaaagtttgaggcagatccaaccgtgtacactcaagttatatcaatttcctctgtcatggcgaaacatcaaaactcaacgccacgccacggccaaaccatcatgatcatacactagtctagatgacacacactgatttttaagtccttacgatggattctgtaggaggagttctttaaaatacaaggtatgcgaaatggccaagaaaaggcgaaaatgtaccatttttttcaagatggccgacttcctgttcgacttacaataaggcttcaagaggcttttttgtgcgtgttgacattatacatgtgccctgtgaatttcatctttctacgttaatctggaaggcggggctgcaattttgaaattttaaagggggcgctgttgagccattttgccacgcccattcaaagcgaccacataggattttagctgacatcactctagacatgtgtgtcaagtttcatgactgtagagcaatcccttctccctgaaaaacagtatcatatttcatggcgaaggatgtgtcgccatggtaacagcattcagttttgggtcatgagctgccaaatgtagcatcaccaaggtcttgtttattagctgacttaatttcaggtgcatcagccaaatttcctaggagtaattagacaaagtacgacgcatgatacttcctgttgccagtaggtggcgctatgactttcgctaaatatgagactgaacatgtgttcagattgggactcttaacaagcatatgaaatttggaaaagatcagaccacgtggagtcaagttataaggcattgaaatttcatggcgtcacatcgaaattcgccgcgtcgccatggcaacacctttcaacgaagggtcaccaacttcataatataagatctccaaggtcttgaggct comes from Thunnus maccoyii chromosome 1, fThuMac1.1, whole genome shotgun sequence and encodes:
- the LOC121896203 gene encoding uncharacterized protein LOC121896203; the encoded protein is MEYMDRRGLPVHLLDNDESLKKLLEFDDGYCFLKPIRGTPAFWQGAQRDLLACVRQLGVPTWFCSFSSADMRWTNLLDSILKQEGRTQTAADLEWADRCDLLRRNPVTAARMFDFRWHCFLREVLMSPSHPIGKIKDYFYRVEFQQRGSPHVHCLFWIENAPLIDKNTDEEVVEFIDKYVTCELPSQDETLLDIVTSVQQHSKQHSKTCKKKNTVCRFNFPRPASARTFICRSKNDEECKKTCNCHKDETDKSSTCVNHGQKTSNEMKKDYAAEIMTKIKNALSNERNSYDSVVHLFQSVGIDQVTFEAAYKCLARNTHIVLKRQVNEVWINQYSKPLLKCWQANLDLQFVVDAYACVVYIISYMSKAEREMGLLLGNAQKEASKDGNVSAKEALKNLGSVYLHNRDVCAQEAVYRLTNMHLKECSRKVVFVPTGDNIVRMSLPLSVLKQKARSRACTSEDIWMTSFVDRYKNRPNDSVFNDMCMATFASEYRVLSKNQKSQACIKLKNDCGFITKRTRTEPAVVRYVRFSETKNPELFYQSIMQLFLPYRADVQLKPPNCETFAQFYKNGHVRFSDGSRHSVKSVVDLNRSHFEIKADELDEIQNTIDRDGVLEDAWCELCPEKELERLQCDQEQKDKQQIVEEHEENIPDLAVTRQHVAHLEKRKNIMCRSDGLSVTSD